aaagttgATTCTTTCATTGAATAACACTTAAGTAACAACATCAAGTTATaactaagaataaataaaaaattaatttattgattTGGAGCATCATTTTTCTGCCAAAATTATTTATCGATTCAATGTAACATTCTACCCTTTCCATTGAACTTCTACAAGATCATAAAgaagacaaaggacttgaatagttAACAACTGGTGCTTGGGGAGGACAGAGCCACTCAGACCCAATGGGAATTCACAGGTGGTGGGTTGTTTGAAGCTATTATTGTGACTCTTGCCTCCAGCATAGTTAAATAACTGTGTGTTTAGACACTGTAAGCCAGCAGTGAGAGCGTGGCTCTGGTGTATGGATGGAGAGGCCAGTTTCGCCCTTTCTAGCTATAATCTTGGGCATGTTATTGAGCTTTGgtgtgccttagttttctcatccttAAAGTgaggatgaatgagtgaatgtgcATAAAGCTCTCAGGACAGTGTCTGGCTTCTATGACCGCCTTAATAACCATTATTACCAGGTTCCTATTAATTCAGATATTTCTATCTCAGTCTACCCTGCAATAGCCAGTGAGGAGGTCAGGGTCCTCCAAGGCTTCAGGGTGACCTCTCTCTGTCCTCCCTCAccatccctctcctctccccatttCCATCCAGTTCCTGGGCCACCTCACCTGGGTCACCTCCTCACTGAATCCCTCCAGCCGGGACGAGCTCCTGCAGCTACTGGACACGGCCAGGGTGAGGCTCTGGGGAAGGGTCTTGTCCCCAACTCTCTCTCCCACCCAAGGCCCCCCCGGGACTCAGGAGATCCGACCCACCCCGCAGCAACTGAAGGAGCTGCCCCTGAAGACCACGGCGGAGCAGGACAGCATCCTCAGCCTGTCAGCCCGCTGCCTGCTGCTCACCTGGCGCGACAACGAGGAGCTCATCCTGCGTATCCCCACGCATGAGATCGCTGCTGCCTCCTACCTGCAGGACGACGCTTTGCACCTGCTGGTGCTTAAGACCGGTACAGAGGGCGGGATCTGGCCGGAGGCCTAACCTGCACAAGCAGGGGGGAGAAAGAGCCCcacattttgttttgtcttgggAATGGGCGTGACCTGGGTCAGGCGGTGAGGGTGTGCTGAGGCTGGATGATAGGGTGACGGAGAAGGCCTGACCACATTCCCTGAGGCTGGGGCAGGCCGTGGTCATATGCAAGAACACGGAGCCCAAGGTTGAGGTTGAAGGGTGGGCGGCCTGACCCGCCTTCCTGCGGCTAGGTGGCGGAGCCTGGGAAGGGCAGAGACTAGAATCCTTTAACTGAAGTTAAAGGGTGTGCTGATGGGGAGTGACGCCGCCGCCCTCTAAGGCTGGCACGAAACCTACGGCGAGGGGCGGGGCCATACCCGGGGAGGCGGAGCTCACGGCGGGAAAGCAGGTGGGAGATGACAGACCACTCCAAACTAGcggcgggggtgggggctgggccagGGGCGGCTTTGAGGAAAAGTCGGAATCGAAGCGGGATGGGACAGCCACACGGGATGACCACCACCTTCAGGCCGACCGCCGGGTCCTGGGGCAAGGGGCGCCAGGGTAGGTTTGGGCAAGGGGGAACGACCTGCAGAGCCAAAACCAGGGGTGGAGCCTGAGGCTTGGGGCGTGGCCAAAAGTAAGGACGCGAGGGGGCGGGTCTGGCCGCGAGAATTTGGAGtcaggggtggggcctggggccttGCGCGTCGGGGTCGGGTCCAGCCGCTGGCCTCGCAGGGGCCACTTCGTTCGGATCTCCTGCTGAAGGCACCCGACCTCTCCTAGGTCTGGGCGTGGATCCTGTGCCAGCAGGCGTAGACGCCAGCCCCGGCGGCGCGGGGCGCGACCCAGGCCCGCCGGGCGCGGCGCCCGAGAAGCGGCGGGTGGGCACCACGGAGCGGCGCCACACCATCTGCAGCCTGGACTGGCGCATGGCGTGGGGCGGGGGCGCGGGCGCCGAGGCCCGGGCCGGGGCCTGCGGCGGGGGCAGCCTGGAGCGCCAGCGCGCTGGGGCGCGGGCGTCAGGCAGCTGGGAGCGGCGGCAGACGTTCAGCGGCAGCTGGGAGCGGCGacacggcggcggcggcggcggtgcggGCAAGCCGGGCGGCAGCTGGGAGCGGAGGCaggcgggcggcggcggcagctGGGAGCGGCGCCACCCGGGCACCAACCCGCTCGACCCGCAGGACCCCAGCCCCGACGCCTACTGCAACCTCGTCATCCTGGCTGTGGCCAACAGGGTGAGCTCGCGGGCACCCCCAGCCCCGCGCTTTCACGAGGTTACGAGGTTCCTGGGGTCCACCCTAGCCTCTCCCTCCTTCGACCCTACCTTCGACTTAGGTTCTACCTGTGTGTTTATGTGCTCATGACGACAAAAGGCTTCTGAACTCCAGCCCTGGCCGCCTCCCACTTGCGGTCCCTATGGGATGAAAACCCAAAATGGCCCTCTATCAGGCTTGATCTAACCCCTCGTCCAGCCCAGCTCCTTCACCAACGTCGTCTGCACTACAACAGTAACAATCAGGACACTAATCACCAGCAGGAATCTAGTGCCAACCCATGCCAGACACGGAACCAGTATTAACACGCTTCACTCTCACGGTAACCCCTAGTGGCAAATGTTACAACCATCCCCATTCtatagagaaggaaactgagacccagagactaAATAATTTGTGTGCCCAGAAAGCAGGTGGCGATTTCAACAGTGGGACCCAAGAAGTTCAGAGCCTGTACTCGGTAACTGGTGGGCACGGAAAGCATGTGGTATTTCCGGCACCTAGAACAGCGCCTGGCACAAAatagaagctcaataaatattgaatgaatgggtgaattaatgtatattatataccTTGTGTTGGagaccaagaaaaaaaacaagcagaTTGCAGTGATAATAAGGGAAGAGATCCATTTTCCGTAGAGAAAGTGAGTTTGTCCCTTTTAAACTGAAATGTGAAGGAGGGGTAGAAGTAAGCAGACACAGTGCACCCTGTTTATCCCCCTGGACTGGAGGACTTTAGGGTACAGACCTCATCTAATTTACCTCTGAGACCCCAGAGCCTGGCCTAGTGCCTGCCACACAAAAGGAGTGAAtgagaataattaaataaatgaagagttCTTTTCCAGGAGTATCTCGCCTCTGAGGTACCATGGTCCCAAGGAGAGCATGGGAGTTAGAGTGAAACAACCTGGGTGCCAGTGTTAGTCAATGCCGTAAACTTGTGTGAGcctaggcaagtcacttaatcacTTTCTAAGCTTCAGTGTCTTCAACTATAAAATAAGGATACTCTTCCCTGTCCATTTTGTAGGGTTATTGTAAGGATCAAGCCTGGCTTAATGATTATTATACTCCCCATCCCAAAATGCCTATCCTGGGTTACATTTTAACTTACACCCCGGGCTTTTTGAGGTACAAAATAGGAAATGGCATTATGAAGTTGGTCTCCTTTGTCTTTCCGTGTCTCTTACTTAAAGGCATAAAGAAGTAAATTAAAGATGCAAATTCCTCTTCAAATTTTTAATCTCAAAAAGTTTCACACACAAACTTAAATTCCTTTCTTCTATCAGAGACTGAAGGTCATGTATTCATCCTACTTCCATTTTTGCCCTGGGTACTAGGAAGCTCATATCTAAATATGAGCTAAAATTTTCCACATTTAATTCTTCCTCCTAGTAGGTATTAGGAGACCCAGGTTTTAGTCCTGGCTAATCACCACTTATGTGGGCCTCAGCTTCCTACATGTAAATTAAACTAAATTAGGGCTTATTTTAGGTAAGCTTTAGGGGCCCTGTGAATTCCCAGAAATTTGGGGTGCATTTTTCAGGGCATGGGAGTTAAGAGTTGTCGCTGGACCTTGTATAGGAGTCCAAGACCCAGAAAGTGGCCATATGATTTTGATGGGAAATGCCGTTAAAAGTCGATTTAAGCATCtctaggagtgtgtgtgtgcccTGTGAGCCTCCTCACACTGTCTAGGAAGCAGGGGCATCCTGGTCACTGGAGTGGGCCTgagttctttctctctccctgggcTAGGATGCTGCCGAGGAGTCCTGTGCCCTCATCTGTCAGGTCTTCCAGATTATCTATGGGGACCAGAGCATTGAGTGTGTGGACCGGGCTGGCTGCCACTACACATCCACTCCTGAACGGCCGTGGCTCTGCAGCCGCAGTGAGTACTCAAAATCCTGGCAACTCCTGTGAGAACTTCCAAAAGGCTGGAGGGATGCCCCAGGACTCAGAGCCAATGAAAGCTTTAGGGGTCCTGATCTCTACCGCAATTAGAGTATACCCCCAATAAGTAGTCAAAATAAAATGTCAGTTTTCCTGGTGACCTCAACCCTAGCTTCTTTATAGATGTTCTGGTTGCCAGATTCAGAATAAGCCTCTCAGAGCTgaacttttctctcttccttctgtttttgatGCCCCTGCTTTGCAGAAATCTAAACACATGTATTGTCTGTTTACTGAGCTCTCTTGCCCCATTAGGACTCTAGGTCAAAACCAAGATTTACAAACAGGTCCTTGAATGCAATCAAGGGTAGAGGCATTACTGAGCACTGACTACGTGCCAAGTCTTATTTAACCCTCATAGCAACCTGGTCAGCCTGGCACAGGACCAGGGAGACACCATAGATGCTTAAGAAGTATttttgaatggatgaaaaaattcTCTGAGGCCTTATGATttcaattttatagatgaggacattACAGCTCAGAGCAGTCAACAaatgctcaaggccacacagctggtaagtggcagagtcaggattcaaacccaagtgTGTCTGTTTCTAAAGCTTTTATCTGCCACAGCCCTACTCCTCATGCTGCCTTCAAGGCCACTAATGAATTTCCTCAGCCCTGGCCCCCTCAGTGTGGCCCCTGTTTGCACAGCTCCAGCAACAGGGATCTGGTACTTTTCTTCAGGAGGCACTCCCAGCTGTGGGAGCTGTGGTTATTGGAAAGTGGAACTAGTTCCTCAGCTCTCACAGGGATGATGGgcaaataaatgagataattcaacaaatattccaacaaattcattcaatcaacaaatatttattgagcacctgctagtCACCAGGATATACTGGTGAGCAACACCAGACATGGCCCTGCCCTCCTGAGGCTGGCATTGCTcaggaatgaaataattacaCACAAAATCTGTAACCACATGCTGTGCTATGAGAACATAGTCTGAGGAACCAGCCTTGCCTGGGAAGTCAGGGAGTCCCCTGAGGAAGTGACACTGAGAGAGCCAAGCAAGGGTGAGGCTAGTACCTGGAGTCAGAGATGACAGGGCCACATACAGAGCAAGGTGTCTGAAAGTGGAACCATTTTGAG
This sequence is a window from Manis pentadactyla isolate mManPen7 chromosome 5, mManPen7.hap1, whole genome shotgun sequence. Protein-coding genes within it:
- the CCM2L gene encoding cerebral cavernous malformations 2 protein-like isoform X5, which codes for MEYEVKKGKKGFVSPIRRLVFPKSGRRAAFRSSVSRRPLHSMPLYPPDYLIDPQILLCDYLEKEVKFLGHLTWVTSSLNPSSRDELLQLLDTARQLKELPLKTTAEQDSILSLSARCLLLTWRDNEELILRIPTHEIAAASYLQDDALHLLVLKTGLGVDPVPAGVDASPGGAGRDPGPPGAAPEKRRVGTTERRHTICSLDWRMAWGGGAGAEARAGACGGGSLERQRAGARASGSWERRQTFSGSWERRHGGGGGGAGKPGGSWERRQAGGGGSWERRHPGTNPLDPQDPSPDAYCNLVILAVANRDAAEESCALICQVFQIIYGDQSIECVDRAGCHYTSTPERPWLCSRSESCRTDGTYAYDADFSCCSSFNGSQDTFEACYSGTSTPSFHGSHCSGSDHSGLGLEQLQDYMVTLRSKLGPTEIQQFALLLREYRLGLPIQDYCTGLLELYGDRRKLLLLASNKAMIMRSQSR
- the CCM2L gene encoding cerebral cavernous malformations 2 protein-like isoform X3, translated to MEYEVKKGKKGFVSPIRRLVFPKSGRRAAFRSSVSRRPLHSMPLYPPDYLIDPQILLCDYLEKEVKFLGHLTWVTSSLNPSSRDELLQLLDTARQLKELPLKTTAEQDSILSLSARCLLLTWRDNEELILRIPTHEIAAASYLQDDALHLLVLKTGLGVDPVPAGVDASPGGAGRDPGPPGAAPEKRRVGTTERRHTICSLDWRMAWGGGAGAEARAGACGGGSLERQRAGARASGSWERRQTFSGSWERRHGGGGGGAGKPGGSWERRQAGGGGSWERRHPGTNPLDPQDPSPDAYCNLVILAVANRDAAEESCALICQVFQIIYGDQSIECVDRAGCHYTSTPERPWLCSRSESCRTDGTYAYDADFSCCSSFNGSQDTFEACYSGTSTPSFHGSHCSGSDHSGLGLEQLQDYMVTCPYSCGVSWGPLRSNSSRCCCGSTGWGCLSRTIAQACWSSTGTGASSSSSGCGPSSRTRTLATLRASWRAWASAREAFSPTASAASSAA
- the CCM2L gene encoding cerebral cavernous malformations 2 protein-like isoform X4, with the protein product MEYEVKKGKKGFVSPIRRLVFPKSGRRAAFRSSVSRRPLHSMPLYPPDYLIDPQILLCDYLEKEVKFLGHLTWVTSSLNPSSRDELLQLLDTARQLKELPLKTTAEQDSILSLSARCLLLTWRDNEELILRIPTHEIAAASYLQDDALHLLVLKTGLGVDPVPAGVDASPGGAGRDPGPPGAAPEKRRVGTTERRHTICSLDWRMAWGGGAGAEARAGACGGGSLERQRAGARASGSWERRQTFSGSWERRHGGGGGGAGKPGGSWERRQAGGGGSWERRHPGTNPLDPQDPSPDAYCNLVILAVANRDAAEESCALICQVFQIIYGDQSIECVDRAGCHYTSTPERPWLCSRSESCRTDGTYAYDADFSCCSSFNGSQDTFEACYSGTSTPSFHGSHCSGSDHSGLGLEQLQDYMVTCPYSCGVSWGPLRSNSSRCCCGSTGWGCLSRTIAQACWSSTGTGASSSSSLRPHQAQHELYVRFGCAQLRRCGSAA
- the CCM2L gene encoding cerebral cavernous malformations 2 protein-like isoform X8, with the protein product MEYEVKKGKKGFVSPIRRLVFPKSGRRAAFRSSVSRRPLHSMPLYPPDYLIDPQILLCDYLEKEVKFLGHLTWVTSSLNPSSRDELLQLLDTARQLKELPLKTTAEQDSILSLSARCLLLTWRDNEELILRIPTHEIAAASYLQDDALHLLVLKTGLGVDPVPAGVDASPGGAGRDPGPPGAAPEKRRVGTTERRHTICSLDWRMAWGGGAGAEARAGACGGGSLERQRAGARASGSWERRQTFSGSWERRHGGGGGGAGKPGGSWERRQAGGGGSWERRHPGTNPLDPQDPSPDAYCNLVILAVANRDAAEESCALICQVFQIIYGDQSIECVDRAGCHYTSTPERPWLCSRTMAPRTPLKRVTAARPHPLSMAPTAVAVTTAAWALSSCRITWSRCGVSWGPLRSNSSRCCCGSTGWGCLSRTIAQACWSSTGTGASSSSSGCGPSSRTRTLATLRASWRAWASAREAFSPTASAASSAA
- the CCM2L gene encoding cerebral cavernous malformations 2 protein-like isoform X7, which produces MEYEVKKGKKGFVSPIRRLVFPKSGRRAAFRSSVSRRPLHSMPLYPPDYLIDPQILLCDYLEKEVKFLGHLTWVTSSLNPSSRDELLQLLDTARQLKELPLKTTAEQDSILSLSARCLLLTWRDNEELILRIPTHEIAAASYLQDDALHLLVLKTGLGVDPVPAGVDASPGGAGRDPGPPGAAPEKRRVGTTERRHTICSLDWRMAWGGGAGAEARAGACGGGSLERQRAGARASGSWERRQTFSGSWERRHGGGGGGAGKPGGSWERRQAGGGGSWERRHPGTNPLDPQDPSPDAYCNLVILAVANRDAAEESCALICQVFQIIYGDQSIECVDRAGCHYTSTPERPWLCSRSESCRTDGTYAYDADFSCCSSFNGSQDTFEACYSGTSTPSFHGSHCSGSDHSGLGLEQLQDYMVTLRSKLGPTEIQQFALLLREYRLGLPIQDYCTGLLELYGDRRKLLLLASAASSAA
- the CCM2L gene encoding cerebral cavernous malformations 2 protein-like isoform X1, coding for MEYEVKKGKKGFVSPIRRLVFPKSGRRAAFRSSVSRRPLHSMPLYPPDYLIDPQILLCDYLEKEVKFLGHLTWVTSSLNPSSRDELLQLLDTARQLKELPLKTTAEQDSILSLSARCLLLTWRDNEELILRIPTHEIAAASYLQDDALHLLVLKTGLGVDPVPAGVDASPGGAGRDPGPPGAAPEKRRVGTTERRHTICSLDWRMAWGGGAGAEARAGACGGGSLERQRAGARASGSWERRQTFSGSWERRHGGGGGGAGKPGGSWERRQAGGGGSWERRHPGTNPLDPQDPSPDAYCNLVILAVANRDAAEESCALICQVFQIIYGDQSIECVDRAGCHYTSTPERPWLCSRSESCRTDGTYAYDADFSCCSSFNGSQDTFEACYSGTSTPSFHGSHCSGSDHSGLGLEQLQDYMVTLRSKLGPTEIQQFALLLREYRLGLPIQDYCTGLLELYGDRRKLLLLGMRPFIPDQDIGYFEGFLEGVGIREGGILTDSFGRIKRSMSSTSASAVRSYDGAAQRPEAQAFHRLLNDITHDIEALAPDDDDDSTDPEAQGSPSGGDAAEDNYL
- the CCM2L gene encoding cerebral cavernous malformations 2 protein-like isoform X2, with amino-acid sequence MPLYPPDYLIDPQILLCDYLEKEVKFLGHLTWVTSSLNPSSRDELLQLLDTARQLKELPLKTTAEQDSILSLSARCLLLTWRDNEELILRIPTHEIAAASYLQDDALHLLVLKTGLGVDPVPAGVDASPGGAGRDPGPPGAAPEKRRVGTTERRHTICSLDWRMAWGGGAGAEARAGACGGGSLERQRAGARASGSWERRQTFSGSWERRHGGGGGGAGKPGGSWERRQAGGGGSWERRHPGTNPLDPQDPSPDAYCNLVILAVANRDAAEESCALICQVFQIIYGDQSIECVDRAGCHYTSTPERPWLCSRSESCRTDGTYAYDADFSCCSSFNGSQDTFEACYSGTSTPSFHGSHCSGSDHSGLGLEQLQDYMVTLRSKLGPTEIQQFALLLREYRLGLPIQDYCTGLLELYGDRRKLLLLGMRPFIPDQDIGYFEGFLEGVGIREGGILTDSFGRIKRSMSSTSASAVRSYDGAAQRPEAQAFHRLLNDITHDIEALAPDDDDDSTDPEAQGSPSGGDAAEDNYL
- the CCM2L gene encoding cerebral cavernous malformations 2 protein-like isoform X6: MEYEVKKGKKGFVSPIRRLVFPKSGRRAAFRSSVSRRPLHSMPLYPPDYLIDPQILLCDYLEKEVKFLGHLTWVTSSLNPSSRDELLQLLDTARQLKELPLKTTAEQDSILSLSARCLLLTWRDNEELILRIPTHEIAAASYLQDDALHLLVLKTGLGVDPVPAGVDASPGGAGRDPGPPGAAPEKRRVGTTERRHTICSLDWRMAWGGGAGAEARAGACGGGSLERQRAGARASGSWERRQTFSGSWERRHGGGGGGAGKPGGSWERRQAGGGGSWERRHPGTNPLDPQDPSPDAYCNLVILAVANRDAAEESCALICQVFQIIYGDQSIECVDRAGCHYTSTPERPWLCSRSESCRTDGTYAYDADFSCCSSFNGSQDTFEACYSGTSTPSFHGSHCSGSDHSGLGLEQLQDYMVTCPYSCGVSWGPLRSNSSRCCCGSTGWGCLSRTIAQACWSSTGTGASSSSSPPIKP